Proteins encoded in a region of the Pseudothermotoga elfii DSM 9442 = NBRC 107921 genome:
- a CDS encoding HAD family hydrolase, protein MSKPNSRMIKAVIFDMDGVLIDSERLYRDIFHQIFSKFGVDFQDNLFDELAGTTLERGGARKIIKKFGLNIDEFAFIELVHDLFEELSYDLKPRECVSEIIGQLKKMHIKLGVATSTIKEEALKRLKKANLCGLFDSMVFGDDVEKSKPDPDIYIECLRRLKVNCAESIVFEDSVNGVKSAVGAGIKCIIGVLHDRNNARSLIEAGAFFAEKPPEVFLRILRYLS, encoded by the coding sequence ATGTCAAAACCAAACAGTCGAATGATTAAAGCTGTTATATTCGACATGGATGGTGTTCTTATAGATAGCGAAAGACTTTATAGGGATATTTTCCATCAGATCTTCTCAAAGTTTGGTGTAGATTTTCAGGATAATTTGTTTGACGAATTGGCAGGCACAACTCTGGAACGCGGTGGAGCAAGAAAAATCATAAAGAAATTTGGCTTGAACATTGATGAGTTTGCGTTTATTGAATTAGTGCACGATCTATTCGAAGAGCTTTCGTATGATCTTAAACCCAGAGAATGTGTTTCAGAAATTATCGGTCAACTTAAAAAAATGCATATCAAACTGGGAGTTGCAACTTCTACAATCAAAGAAGAAGCCTTAAAAAGGCTTAAAAAAGCTAATTTGTGCGGTTTGTTTGACTCCATGGTTTTTGGGGATGATGTTGAAAAAAGCAAGCCAGATCCAGATATATACATTGAATGTTTGAGAAGATTGAAAGTCAATTGTGCAGAAAGTATCGTTTTTGAGGATTCTGTAAATGGAGTTAAATCTGCTGTTGGCGCGGGGATTAAGTGCATAATAGGTGTGTTGCATGACCGCAACAATGCTCGTTCGTTGATTGAAGCCGGGGCTTTTTTTGCTGAAAAGCCACCGGAGGTTTTTCTCAGAATTTTGAGGTACCTCAGTTGA
- a CDS encoding 5' nucleotidase, NT5C type — translation MIDVDDVLADFNGAFIDLSHELFGTPKDVEITEWDFYRCIPGLTREMEQEVWNIIKNRENFYETLKPFAREEDFSLLREVILSKRYEIFFVTSRFPVRGRSVEEQTCRWIKRHIGGSISPLVYVTSKKGALCEKMNISIALDDAPHHIDNLICHGVSVVVMDWPHNRQFVDLPRVKNLKEFFHVVENWDIICQNQTVE, via the coding sequence ATGATAGATGTTGATGACGTGCTTGCTGATTTCAATGGAGCTTTTATAGATTTGAGCCATGAGCTTTTTGGTACGCCGAAAGATGTTGAGATAACTGAATGGGATTTTTACAGATGTATTCCTGGGCTGACCAGGGAAATGGAACAGGAAGTCTGGAATATCATTAAAAACAGGGAGAATTTTTACGAAACCCTGAAACCATTCGCCAGAGAGGAAGACTTCTCCTTGCTAAGAGAGGTTATTCTGTCGAAAAGATACGAGATTTTTTTCGTGACATCCCGCTTCCCAGTGCGAGGAAGGAGTGTTGAGGAGCAGACTTGCCGATGGATAAAACGTCACATAGGCGGTTCTATCTCGCCACTTGTGTATGTAACTTCAAAGAAAGGTGCGTTATGTGAAAAGATGAATATAAGCATTGCACTTGATGATGCTCCACACCATATTGATAATCTGATCTGCCATGGTGTCTCGGTTGTCGTTATGGATTGGCCACACAATAGACAATTCGTTGATCTTCCAAGAGTCAAAAATCTCAAAGAATTTTTTCACGTAGTTGAAAACTGGGATATTATATGTCAAAACCAAACAGTCGAATGA